A genomic region of Melanotaenia boesemani isolate fMelBoe1 chromosome 21, fMelBoe1.pri, whole genome shotgun sequence contains the following coding sequences:
- the LOC121632622 gene encoding uncharacterized protein LOC121632622: MYITELQVSLNKAEEAELRERHFKKLSIDLNKGVGGKEIHLWYKEGNCSPITRIQFSFNTEMSEGLNTAGYHKVDKNLNAGACGNEIYLWYYKGSSVYDIPIVKVDVSTDDEAQKFKFGWERTACDLNRNAGKQWIYLWLQREKQVYVCDITANNSSAGDQEYFENGYIRVDENTNRGAGGASVFIWYRLTTDPKGGLTDLQISTNDKEYENLQNGNYQPVNQDLNKGTKGKDVFLWYKKAHCDSPIKTITVIFNKELVEPFQHAGVHVIDKSLNSGNGCGCWPATQMFLCFSK; the protein is encoded by the coding sequence ATGTACATCACCGAACTCCAAGTGTCTCTGAATAAAGCCGAGGAGGCCGAGCTCCGTGAACGTCACTTTAAAAAGCTCAGCATTGATCTGAACAAAGGAGTCGGAGGGAAGGAAATCCACCTGTGGTACAAAGAAGGAAACTGCTCACCGATCACCAGGATCCAGTTTTCCTTCAACACTGAAATGAGTGAGGGCCTAAACACTGCAGGGTACCACAAGGTGGACAAAAATCTCAATGCTGGAGCATGTGGAAATGAGATCTACCTGTGGTACTATAAGGGCTCCTCAGTGTATGATATCCCCATTGTGAAAGTTGACGTCTCTACTGACGATGAAGCCCAGAAGTTTAAGTTTGGTTGGGAGCGAACGGCCTGTGATCTGAACcgaaatgctggaaaacaatGGATCTACCTGTGGCTGCAAAGAGAGAAACAGGTGTACGTCTGTGACATCACTGCCAACAATTCCTCTGCAGGTGACCAAGAGTACTTTGAGAACGGTTACATCCGAGTGGATGAAAACACcaacagaggagcaggaggGGCCAGCGTCTTCATCTGGTACCGCCTGACCACCGACCCAAAGGGAGGCCTCACAGATCTGCAGATTTCCACCAATGATAAAGAGTACGAGAACCTTCAAAACGGTAACTACCAACCAGTCAACCAGGATCTCAACAAGGGGACCAAAGGAAAGGATGTGTTCCTGTGGTACAAAAAGGCCCACTGCGACTCCCCCATCAAAACCATCACTGTGATCTTCAACAAGGAGCTGGTGGAGCCGTTTCAACATGCCGGGGTCCATGTTATTGATAAAAGCCTCAACTCAGGCAATGGCTGTGGCTGCTGGCCTGCAACCCAAATGTTCCTGTGCTTTAGCAAGTGA